Proteins encoded by one window of Pseudonocardia alni:
- a CDS encoding MBL fold metallo-hydrolase, with the protein MAPIDHVVTSGTFNLDGGSFDVDNNVWIVGDDREVIVIDAAHDADAIAAAVGDRRVKAVVCTHAHDDHVNQAPALADRFGAPILLNPAEMVLWDMTWPDRKPDQELSDGQVLTAGGIDLTVLQTPGHSPGSSCLYAPELGIVFTGDTLFQGGPGATGRSYSSFDTIIESIRTTLLPLPADTRVRTGHGDSTRIGDEAPHLEEWIRNGS; encoded by the coding sequence ATGGCCCCGATCGACCACGTCGTCACCTCCGGCACCTTCAACCTCGACGGTGGCTCCTTCGACGTCGACAACAACGTGTGGATCGTCGGCGACGACCGCGAGGTCATCGTCATCGACGCCGCCCACGACGCCGACGCCATCGCCGCCGCCGTCGGCGACCGGCGCGTCAAGGCCGTCGTGTGCACCCACGCCCACGACGACCACGTCAACCAGGCGCCCGCCCTCGCCGACCGCTTCGGCGCGCCGATCCTGCTCAACCCCGCCGAGATGGTCCTGTGGGACATGACCTGGCCCGACCGCAAGCCCGACCAGGAGCTGTCCGACGGGCAGGTCCTGACCGCGGGCGGAATCGACCTGACCGTCCTGCAGACCCCCGGCCACTCGCCCGGCTCGTCCTGCCTCTACGCCCCCGAGCTCGGCATCGTCTTCACCGGCGACACCCTGTTCCAGGGCGGACCCGGCGCCACCGGACGGTCCTACTCCAGCTTCGACACGATCATCGAGTCGATCCGGACCACCCTGCTGCCCCTGCCCGCCGACACCCGGGTCCGCACCGGACACGGCGACTCCACCCGCATCGGCGACGAGGCACCCCACCTCGAGGAATGGATCCGCAACGGATCCTGA